The Pantoea vagans genome includes a window with the following:
- a CDS encoding BadF/BadG/BcrA/BcrD ATPase family protein translates to MQSLLLGIDGGGTHCRGRLTDSAGRVLAEATGGPANVWSQFDGAIQAVENVIDELFLQAGLAAEVRDRTTLVAGLAGVNVASVHARLQSWQPRSQARYLFTDVEIACAGAHAGAPGAVFIVGTGSQGAAWDGVQFTLLGGWGFALSDDGSGAILGRRARRLALLAQEGIVPASPLTDRIMALHQHSPEQMLIWSQQATPADWGRVVPEIFATAQQGDEHAVALLQQTAAEIEQMVQPLLARSHGKLALMGGLAVPIQPWLSAAIVAQLVPPQEDALSGALRLASQFSQQPA, encoded by the coding sequence GTGCAATCACTTTTGCTGGGAATTGATGGCGGTGGTACGCACTGTCGTGGACGCCTGACAGATAGCGCCGGTCGTGTGCTGGCTGAAGCCACAGGCGGGCCTGCCAATGTCTGGTCGCAGTTTGATGGGGCTATTCAGGCGGTTGAAAACGTTATTGATGAGCTGTTTCTGCAAGCTGGCTTAGCCGCTGAGGTACGTGATCGCACCACCCTGGTGGCGGGGCTGGCGGGTGTTAATGTGGCATCGGTTCACGCCCGCCTACAGAGCTGGCAGCCACGCTCACAGGCACGTTACTTGTTTACCGATGTTGAGATCGCCTGCGCGGGCGCACATGCCGGTGCGCCGGGGGCGGTGTTTATTGTCGGGACGGGCAGCCAGGGGGCCGCCTGGGATGGCGTACAGTTTACCTTGCTGGGCGGTTGGGGTTTTGCCTTGTCCGATGACGGCTCAGGTGCGATTCTCGGACGGCGCGCACGGCGATTGGCGCTGTTGGCGCAGGAAGGTATTGTGCCCGCGTCACCGTTGACCGATCGCATCATGGCACTTCATCAACACAGCCCGGAACAGATGCTCATTTGGTCACAGCAGGCAACGCCCGCTGACTGGGGCCGGGTGGTGCCAGAGATTTTCGCCACTGCGCAGCAGGGCGATGAACACGCGGTGGCACTGCTGCAGCAAACGGCAGCCGAGATTGAGCAGATGGTGCAGCCGCTGTTGGCCCGCAGCCATGGCAAGCTGGCGCTGATGGGCGGCTTAGCCGTACCGATTCAACCCTGGCTGTCGGCCGCGATTGTTGCTCAGTTGGTGCCGCCACAGGAGGATGCGCTTAGCGGCGCGTTACGTTTGGCAAGCCAGTTCAGTCAGCAACCGGCTTAA